The following nucleotide sequence is from Zea mays cultivar B73 chromosome 1, Zm-B73-REFERENCE-NAM-5.0, whole genome shotgun sequence.
TCCAGATTCACCAAAGCAGGCAATGTGTTGTGCAAGCAATTCTGTAGGACATTTTGATCAAACGGCTGAGGATTCTTGCTGTGACGTTCCTGTTCTTCAAAATTTAACAGAGCCTATAAAAAATATAGAGTGTGTAAGTATATTATGTGTATAGTTACAATAACTGTGAAGAAGAACCTACCCCAACGTTGACATCAAGTATTAATCTGTTAGATGTCAGAGTTCGACGATGATTTTTAGAATCATCACGAACACACTCAATGAAACACTGCATGAAGACATTCTCAAGACATTTGCCCTCCGCGAAAGATTCATAAATATCCATACAGTTTGCACTGTATTCACCGTAATCAATAACAACCCTGTATGATGAACAAAGTTATAGATTCTTATTTCATAAATGAACCAAACTTATAAATACGTTATTCGTAATTTGGGTAACATGTACCTGCTTTGGTCAATGTCCTTGGAACAAATTAAATCCCACAGAGAACGAATACACTCTTGCTCTATAAGGGGTGGATCAGATCCAGAGTTTGTAGTACCTTTGAGTGTATCATCCTGAAATGCAACatggttgtaagtggttgaacATTAAAAAAATCAGTTTAATATCATAAAAAGCATTATGTAATATGTATGTTATCATACTGACATGAGGAGTTGGGGTCTGGTCAAAAACTGGCCCACTGTCATTGTGTTCCATTTCCTCTGTTGCCATTGCACCTCTCTACACAAAGGTATATGATTAGTATAACTGTGTTGTATGTATAGTAAAATGTAATTATAACATGAGACATGGACTGCTAACAAACATTTTTTTCCGGTGTCACGTCAAATTTGGGCAAGCAGGTGCAAGCTGATGTGGTTTGAGGTGTGATATTTGTGTTCCTCAAACTTATGTTTCGAACATCAAAACAGAAATCCTGTTGACAAAAAAAGTATGGTTCACATACTGCTAGAAAGAAGTATGCATACATGTACGTATAATGAGTAAAAATAGTATTGTCGTTGGACAAATTACCTGTTGATCTGAAACCACATCCAATTCGTCGGGAAAGGTCTCAAGGACTCTATGGATATGCTGTTGTCTTTCGTGAATTTCTTCAAACTGAGTACCACCCAGTTGGGTCTCAAGCTGCGAAGCTTGGGATGGCATATCGGGTGTGGGCTGGGTGGCATCAACAGTGTGTCCTTGTACACAATTATATTGAAAATAATATATGTCAAAACTTGAACTATAAATCAAATGTTGCTGTGTATACTTGGCAAAAACATAAGCTGTTAACTGTACTTATAAAAAAAACGTATGCACATGTCAAAAGATAAAATGTTCTGAATAAGGAATACCTGCTGAATCAGCCGAATTCCCCGGTTGCTGTGGCTCATCAGTCTCGTTTTCCAAATTTTCAGACTCGACACGTAGTACCTCGTCTATCAATTCTATAAACTTGTCTGCTATGTCGTATTGCTTCTCAATAATTTTGTCAATGCTGTCTTTTAT
It contains:
- the LOC103643466 gene encoding uncharacterized protein — translated: MPRPTFNIKLPSIKEMMSSKINDLPHRHRSKFTDILAAYDLEVDKSCVAIKDSIDKIIEKQYDIADKFIELIDEVLRVESENLENETDEPQQPGNSADSAGHTVDATQPTPDMPSQASQLETQLGGTQFEEIHERQQHIHRVLETFPDELDVVSDQQRGAMATEEMEHNDSGPVFDQTPTPHDDTLKGTTNSGSDPPLIEQECIRSLWDLICSKDIDQSRVVIDYGEYSANCMDIYESFAEGKCLENVFMQCFIECVRDDSKNHRRTLTSNRLILDVNVGALLNFEEQERHSKNPQPFDQNVLQNCLHNTLPALVNLDKCKSIMVPMLSRGHWTLYVINLHHRVIHILDSNPYGIQLGGTEWKDYHYDPIYLGGRKFPWARVIMSRLSKALQHVCPNAEFPKFGNFPLDMPSNCPTMRTGSNDCGFFVMSYMKSYDHNAGVISSFNQPDNSRDLRAHALHQLTFHRINKALPLPLDIQRFMFARN